GACTCCCACTAATAATAGTAGCGGGCGATTTCCAATCCGGTCAGCCAGTTTACCCCACAAAAGCAGCATTAGCATATTTGCACCAGTTCCTAAGCCGTGATAAATCGTTACCACACTAATATCTATATCCAGGTTATCCAGCATATAGAGGTTAAAGAAGGGAGCGCTGATGTTAACAGCAAAACACCAGATGCTCAGGTAAAGCACAAACTTCAAAAAATTAGCTTCCTTAAAGATGCTAAAATCTATTCCTTGGGCCTGTGGGTGTGATGTGTCTGAATCCCCAACTTTTAAAAGTTGCGGGTTTATATCAGTCATCCAGAACTGACAGCCGACACTGATTACCCCTAGCACGATCCCTAGAACCAAGACTGTACCATAACCTTGAAGGGTTCCACTAGGCCAAGCCGATACCGCTAAACCTAGCAGAGGCACACCGACAAGGTTAGTCAAGCCGAGAATACTATTGCGAAAGCCAAAATATCTCCCCCGCAATCGCTGAGGTACTAATACAGCTGACCACCCAAGCCAAGGCGCACGACCAAAAGCTTCGATGATATTAGCTACTAAGAGTATTGCCAATGTCAACTGTACTACTTGGTATCCAGTAATACGAGATGAAGTAACCAACCAAATCGCTGGCAGAAGAATCAACCATAGCAACCGCGACGGGACGAAAATACACATGAAATACCAACGGAAACTGGTACTTCGGCTTACCAAATACGCTCCCAGTGGTTGGAGCAGATTCACCATCTGAGGGATAGCGGCGAGTAGACCAATTTCGACTGGACCAGCGCCTAACTCTAGCAAGAAATTACTGAGCAACGCGCCGCCGATGATACTATAAAGAACCGCAGCAAAGACACTTTCATAAGTTAGTGCCCTGAGACTTTGGCGAATTTCTGGCTTAGAAATTTTTAGAAACAGTTTTGGAGTTGGGAAAAGTACCGTCTCTGTTAATGTCCTATCCTCTGAGATTTCTTGAATGGGAACAGGAGGAAGAGAACTAGCTTCTACTGAAATATCATCTTCTTGGGGCTGAACCATATTATCTAATTAATATTTAAAGAGTCAAATTGTTATAGCTACTATAGAAATCCACTTTGATTTCTATAGTAGGTAGGGAGGCAATAGGCAATAGGAAAATTAGTTGAGGAACGTAGCTTTTTTCCCGTTCGCGTAGCGTCTCCAAAGGAGAAGGGGAACTTTTGTTGGTTTGCGCTTTGCTTAACCCAACCCAATACTTCTCGCTTTGTGCATTTTTAATTCGGAATCGGGTTTGGGGTAAAGGTTTTTTCTTTTCCCTTTACCCTTTTCCCCTTAACCGAGAAGTATTGTAACCCAACCTATAATTTTTCTTAACTGAACTTTATTTAACTATAGACTGGTTTACAAAGAAGCTAGCATATAATAATTACGCTTATATTTCTAATCAAATAAGCCAATTAATTGACATAAACTTAGTTATTATATCCAGACTTTGCTACAAGCTTTCATATAATAAATATTAGCAAATAATTAAGGTTTTTAAAATAAAATAATAGACATTTTTCAAAATCATTCTTGAGAATTAATACCTCTCTACAGAAAGATCGCAATTTAGCCAATACTAGTATACATAGACATAAATAATACAGATTTTATCTGACCAATAGTTAGGATTGGTATTCAAATTGAAGTGATTTTAGTAGGTTTTTTATATGATGTAGGGAGAGACTTATTAAAATAAAGTATTTGTCTATTGAACCGGCTAATCCCAGAGATGCTGAATAACTAATCTAAGACTAATTGCATAAGTCTTGAGTAAATTATTTTACTCTAAATTTCTATCGTAAGGTATCATTGCTCATCCTACGAAATGTGTCACGATGGGCTATGCCACGCCAGAGGCGATCGCAACATGAGTCAAAAAGTTTGTTATGGCACAGACGACAATTAACGATATATCGGTAGACAGCTCCTTAGTTGATCCTGAAAAAGACCTGCTAGGACATGCGAACTTTGCCAAGTATCTAGCAGACAGCATTTGTAAAATGACCTTTCCTGAAGGTTTTGTTATTGCAGTTTACGGTTCTTGGAACTCTGGCAAATCTACACTGTTAAACTTTGTAGTTCACTATCTTCAGCAAAAGCCAGACGAAGAGCAACCAATCATCGTTCCTTTTAATCCCTGGTTATTGTCTGGACACCAAAATATCACAAGACGCTTTTTCGAGCAATTACAAAACGTTTTGAGCCAACAGTCATCTGTGCCAAAAGGTTTGAAAGAGAGACTAGCTGATTTTGCCGCCATTATTTCAGACATTCCTCTACCTTATGCTCAAACTGGTAAGGCATTAGCAGCATTATTGGATGAAAAGGACAAGGAAGCTGCCCAATTAAAAGAAGAAGTAGAAGACACGTTAGTACAGCAGCAACGGCGAATAGTTGTAACAATTGACGATATTGATCGGTTGCCTGCTGAAGATATCAAGCAGTTATTTCGTATTTTCAAAGCAATGCGGAATTTTACTAATGTTGTCTATCTTCTGGTCTTTGATAAACAAGTTGTAATGAAAACAATTGCAGACCCAAAAGAAATATCAGGAGAAGAATACTTAGAAAAAATTATTCAAGTTAGTTTTGAGTTACCTGTTCCTGACAAAATATCACTTCGCAGGCTTCTTTTTGAAAAACTTGATAATATATTTACTGAAAGTCCAAAACCAGAAATCAACCAAACTCGTTGGGGTGAAATTTACTTTCAGGGAATAGATCGCTTTATTAATAGTGTCCGTGATATCACTCGTTTTGTTAACACTTTAACAGTGACATATCCAGCAGTAAAAGATGAAGTAAACCCTGTTGATTTCATTGCTATTGAGTCTTTACGAGTCTTTAGTCCAAATATATATAGCATAATTCATCAAAATCCTCATATTTTGGTAGGAGAGGTAAACCCTTCAATAGAAGAACTAAATAGTCTTCTGAATACTTGGATTGCCCAACTACCAGTTGAGGACAAGCAGCCTGTTAAAAATCTGCTTATGCACCTTTTTCCGAAGTTGAAATCCGTTTTTTATAATACCTGTCTACATAAAAAACAAGAGTTAGAATGGCGCAAACAACTGCGTGTGTGTAGTTTAGAAATATTTCCTATTTACTTTCGCCTATCATTATCAGCAGTTGAATCATCTAATAGTCAGATAAAAACTATCCTTGGTTTGGTTGCAGATGTAGACAAATTTAGAACCCATTTGATAGAACTTGCTAAACAAAAACTTCCAAACGGCACAACGCAAGCTAGGGTGTTTCTAGAACAGCTAGAAAATTGTACGGAAGAAGAAATTCCTGTAAATTACAT
The Nostoc punctiforme PCC 73102 genome window above contains:
- a CDS encoding MFS transporter encodes the protein MVQPQEDDISVEASSLPPVPIQEISEDRTLTETVLFPTPKLFLKISKPEIRQSLRALTYESVFAAVLYSIIGGALLSNFLLELGAGPVEIGLLAAIPQMVNLLQPLGAYLVSRSTSFRWYFMCIFVPSRLLWLILLPAIWLVTSSRITGYQVVQLTLAILLVANIIEAFGRAPWLGWSAVLVPQRLRGRYFGFRNSILGLTNLVGVPLLGLAVSAWPSGTLQGYGTVLVLGIVLGVISVGCQFWMTDINPQLLKVGDSDTSHPQAQGIDFSIFKEANFLKFVLYLSIWCFAVNISAPFFNLYMLDNLDIDISVVTIYHGLGTGANMLMLLLWGKLADRIGNRPLLLLVGVLVAVTPLLWLFVGSDRISFWIWLPLLHILAGGTWAAIDLCTNNLMMGIAPLRYQSSYFAIAGAIAGITGAMGITAGGFLATLLGAAGLLGLFVISGLLRMVALVPLVFVQEQRSIPLGQLMRFLFPIKQPTDLIEVE
- a CDS encoding KAP family NTPase; amino-acid sequence: MAQTTINDISVDSSLVDPEKDLLGHANFAKYLADSICKMTFPEGFVIAVYGSWNSGKSTLLNFVVHYLQQKPDEEQPIIVPFNPWLLSGHQNITRRFFEQLQNVLSQQSSVPKGLKERLADFAAIISDIPLPYAQTGKALAALLDEKDKEAAQLKEEVEDTLVQQQRRIVVTIDDIDRLPAEDIKQLFRIFKAMRNFTNVVYLLVFDKQVVMKTIADPKEISGEEYLEKIIQVSFELPVPDKISLRRLLFEKLDNIFTESPKPEINQTRWGEIYFQGIDRFINSVRDITRFVNTLTVTYPAVKDEVNPVDFIAIESLRVFSPNIYSIIHQNPHILVGEVNPSIEELNSLLNTWIAQLPVEDKQPVKNLLMHLFPKLKSVFYNTCLHKKQELEWRKQLRVCSLEIFPIYFRLSLSAVESSNSQIKTILGLVADVDKFRTHLIELAKQKLPNGTTQARVFLEQLENCTEEEIPVNYIPLIVETLFDVSEQLLSQDYKAKGILDFGNEVIISRCISQLLCQIDEISRFELLKKIILQGKALPIINHEIAILKEQQSQYDAEKSNYEEGLLVNAQHLKELEEITTRIQVKSDTIC